One segment of Zonotrichia albicollis isolate bZonAlb1 chromosome 4, bZonAlb1.hap1, whole genome shotgun sequence DNA contains the following:
- the LOC102073313 gene encoding very long chain fatty acid elongase 4 has product MASTWQKTQEFYNWILESGDPRTDPWPLVYSPLPVTLIFTSYLFMVALGPSCMRQRQQLELRALLLTYNLAMVALSSYMFYEFLVTSVLDNYSYLCQPVDYSRSELGMRMARACWWFFFSKVIELLDTVFLILRKKQEQVTFLHVYHHGSVLFSWWSGVKYVPGGQAFFVGMLNSFVHIFMYSYYALASLGPRMRQHLWWKRYLTILQLCQFVAIAAHSSYNLFTECPFPDGFNTAVFLYILSLLALFLRFYYQTYVRGKREKLT; this is encoded by the exons ATGGCTTCAACTTGGCAGAAAACTCAGGAATTCTACAACTGGATTCTTGAAAGTGGAG ATCCAAGGACAGACCCGTGGCCACTGGTTTACTCCCCACTTCCAGTCACCCTGATCTTCACCTCCTACCTCTtcatggtggcactgggaccgTCCTGCAtgcggcagcggcagcagctggagctgagggcTCTGCTACTCACCTACAACCTGGCCATGGTGGCATTATCCAGCTACATGTTTTATGAG TTTCTGGTCACTTCAGTCTTGGATAACTACAGCTACCTGTGCCAGCCAGTGGATTACAGCCGGAGTGAGCTGGGAATGAGG ATGGCAAGAGCGTGTTGGTGGTTCTTCTTCTCCAAAGTCATCGAGCTGCTGGATACG GTTTTCTTAATTCTGCGCAAGAAACAGGAGCAGGTGACTTTTCTGCATGTGTACCATCACGGCTCTGTGCTCTTCAGCTGGTGGTCAGGGGTCAAATACGTGCCTGGAGGACAAG CCTTCTTTGTTGGGATGCTGAACTCCTTTGTCCACATCTTCATGTACAGCTACTATGCCCTGGCCAGCCTGGGACCGCGGATGCGCCAGCACCTGTGGTGGAAGCGTTACCTGACCATCCTGCAGCTG TGCCAGTTTGTGGCCATTGCTGCTCATTCCTCCTACAACCTCTTCACAGAGTGCCCGTTCCCTGATGGCTTCAACACCGCAGTCTTCCTCTACATCCTCAGCCTCCTGGCTCTCTTCCTACGCTTCTACTATCAGACCTACGTCAGGGGAAAGCGGGAAAAGCTGACTTGA
- the LOC102075478 gene encoding potassium voltage-gated channel subfamily A member 1 translates to MEIALVTLENGGTTAIAGDDDAAAAGGRARRRGNLLHLASSPQLSDGKENAPPPPPPPPPPPPPAGDEERERPPPGPRAGGGGGGASGPDERPAELRAALAPPPLPPPRAPRPAADMGPSEEGGHRRGMAMAAAGDEEEEAAAANPGAMHHQRVLINISGLRFETQLGTLNQFPDTLLGDPDKRIRYFDPLRNEYFFDRNRPSFDGILYFYQSGGKLRRPVNVSIDVFADEIRFYQLGEEAMERFREDEGFIKEEEKPLPRNEFQRQVWLIFEYPESSSSARAIAIVSVLVILISIITFCLETLPEFRDEREMPVPLPPQGGGLNGTPGDSPPMQPPSSLADPFFIIETTCVIWFTFELLVRFFACPSKPEFSRNIMNIIDIVAIIPYFITLGTELAHEQQQPGAGSSNGGGGQQQAMSLAILRVIRLVRVFRIFKLSRHSKGLQILGQTLKASMRELGLLIFFLFIGVILFSSAVYFAEADDPESHFSSIPDAFWWAVVTMTTVGYGDMRPVTVGGKIVGSLCAIAGVLTIALPVPVIVSNFNYFYHRETDHEEQAILKDEHSSAQGSTVGGEVKRRPSKNSLNKSVVHLENSEEFNNGTSSLEKANIKAKSNVDLRKSLYALCLDTSRETDL, encoded by the coding sequence atggaGATCGCGCTGGTGACTTTGGAGAACGGCGGCACCACGGCCATCGCGGGCGACGACGATGCCGCGGCCGCCGGCGGCCGGGCGCGCCGGCGGGGCAACTTGCTGCACCTCGCCAGCTCGCCGCAGCTGAGCGACGGCAAGGAGAACGcccctccgccgccgccgccgccgccgccgccgccgccgcccgcgggGGACGAGGAGCGGGAGCGGCCCCCGCCCGGTCCCCgcgcgggaggcggcggcggcggcgcgagCGGCCCCGACGAGCGGCCGGCGGAGCTCCGCGCTGCCctcgcgccgccgccgctgccgccgccccgcgccccgcgccccgccgcGGACATGGGGCCGTCCGAGGAAGGGGGACACCGCCGGGGCATGGCCATGGCTGCGGCCGGcgacgaggaggaggaagcGGCGGCGGCCAACCCGGGCGCCATGCACCATCAGCGGGTGCTGATCAACATCTCGGGGCTGCGCTTCGAGACGCAGCTGGGCACCCTTAACCAGTTCCCCGACACGCTGCTGGGAGACCCCGACAAGCGCATTCGCTACTTCGACCCGCTCCGCAACGAGTACTTCTTCGACCGCAACCGGCCCAGCTTCGACGGCATCCTCTACTTCTACCAGTCCGGGGGCAAGCTCCGCCGGCCCGTCAATGTCTCCATCGACGTCTTCGCCGACGAGATCCGCTTCTACCAGCTGggtgaggaggccatggagcGCTTCCGGGAGGACGAGGGCTTCATCAAAGAGGAGGAGAAGCCCCTGCCCCGCAATGAGTTCCAGCGCCAGGTCTGGCTCATCTTTGAGTACCCCgagagctccagctcagcccGGGCCATCGCCATCGTCTCCGTGCTGGTGATCCTCATCTCCATCATCACCTTCtgcctggagaccctgcccgaGTTCAGGGACGAGAGGGAGATGCCCGTACCTCTGCCCCCACAAGGTGGAGGTTTAAATGGCACGCCCGGGGACTCCCCACCCATGCAGCCACCCAGTAGCCTGGCTGACCCCTTCTTCATCATTGAGACCACCTGTGTGATCTGGTTCACCTTTGAGCTCCTCGTGCGCTTCTTCGCCTGCCCCAGCAAGCCCGAGTTCTCCCGCAACATCATGAACATCATCGACATCGTGGCCATCATCCCCTACTTCATCACCCTGGGCACCGAGCTGGCCcacgagcagcagcagcccgggGCTGGCAGTAGCAATGGGGGTGGGGGCCAGCAGCAAGCCATGTCCCTGGCCATCCTCAGAGTCATCCGCCTGGTCAGAGTCTTCAGGATCTTCAAGCTCTCCAGGCACTCCAAGGGGCTGCAGATCTTGGGACAGACTTTGAAAGCCAGcatgagggagctgggcctcctcatcttcttcctcttcatcgGGGTGATCCTCTTCTCCAGCGCTGTCTACTTTGCTGAGGCCGATGACCCTGAGTCTCATTTCTCCAGCATCCCTGATGCTTTCTGGTGGGCTGTGGTAACCATGACTACTGTGGGCTATGGGGACATGAGACCTGTCACTGTGGGGGGCAAGATTGTGGGCTCCTTGTGTGCCATCGCTGGTGTGCTCACCAttgccctccctgtccctgtcattgTGTCCAACTTCAACTACTTCTACCACCGAGAGACTGACCACGAAGAGCAGGCTATCCTCAAAGATGAACACAGTagtgctcagggcagcactgtGGGGGGAGAAGTGAAGAGAAGACCCAGCAAAAACTCTCTGAACAAATCTGTTGTGCACTTGGAAAACAGTGAGGAGTTCAACAATGGCACCAGCTCCTTAGAGAAAGCAAATATCAAAGCAAAAAGTAATGTAGATCTCAGAAAATCCCTCTATGCTCTCTGTCTGGACACCAGTAGGGAAACAGACCTGTGA